Below is a window of Halolamina sp. CBA1230 DNA.
TTCCGGGAATGTTCGCTGTCTCCACGTCCGTATCCAGCGAGTCACACAACGCTGCCAACGCCTCCTTCGTGAACCCGGAAGAGACCAGTCGTTCGTGCCGTCCGACATCGACCCGGATCTCGTTGCGTAGTTCGTCGACGGTCTTGCTCATGTGAGGTGGGTTGTAGCTGTAGCGACCTGTACCTCCCGGTCCGCTACTCGAGCTCCGACAGTACTACGCGGAACGGTAAAGGTGGAACGCAGAAGTTGGATGCACCGACCGGGATTTGAACCAGAGCCGGACGTGCTCGTTCGTTCCACTCACTGCGCGCGACTGGCAGGGTTCAAATCCCTGTGCAGTTTACACCGCTTCGCTCGGAAAACATGCACCGACCGGGATTTGAACCCGGGCCATGAGCTTGGAAGGCTCAGGTCCTGCCACTAGACCATCGGTGCGCACCCGGAGTAACCACACGCAGAAATAAGGGCGTTCCCCTTCGGGGCGATCCTTCAAGTACGATGCCGGGACCACCCTGCCCGTGCCCTGACCTTCACCGCCGGCGGGGGAGCGGGAGCGCGGTGTGTCCGTCGGCGGCGCCCAGCACCGCCTGTTCGCTCTCAGTCGTCGGCCGCCGCCGGCGCGACCGTATCGCGGCGTCGGACAGTCTTGCGCAGGTCGTCGGCGACCGTCGACGCCGATCCGACCTGATCGCCGTCGAGCGGGAACGCTCGGACGTCGTAGTGGAGCGCGATGCCTTCGCGCCCATCGCGGTCGGGATTTTGGCCGTGGCCGGGCGTGCGGTCGTGAACGTCTACGGTTCGGGGAACAGTTCGTCGACGTCCGGGTCGTCGACGACGAGTCGGTAGTCGGTCGCCTCCCGCTCGACGACCCCGTGGCGTTCGAGGTGGTCGAGGTGGGCGAACGCCTCGCCGGGCCCGTGGAGGATGTGGATCGTCTCCAGTTCGCCGAACAGGTGGTGGCTCACGGTCCAGACGTCACACGCGCCGTGGCGGTCGAGCAGGTCGATCACCTTTTCGGTCCGCTCGCGATGGTGGCCGATGATCTCCCGCGCTCGGCCCGCCGGGTCCTCGATCGGGTCGCGGTGGCCGGGCAGCGCGCGCTCCCAGTCGCGCTCGACCACTTCGATGAGGCTGTCGACGTACTTCGCCAGCGGCGACTCCACCCGTACGTCGGCACCGCCGACGTTGGGCGTGTACTTCGGGAGGATCACGTCACCGACGAACGCCTGACGATCACCGCCGTCCTCGAACGCGAAGGCGGTGAGCCCGGCGGAGTGGCCGGGGAGGTGGACCGCCTCGAACTCGGTCCCGTTCACGTCGAAGCGGTCGCCGCCGGTGAACGGTGTCACGTCGACGTCCTCGCCGGCGAGCTCGGCGTGGCCCTCGAGGAAGGAGAGCAGTTCCTCGCGTGGCTCGTCGGGAAGCTGCCAGCCCTCGAACGTCTCCTGCTGGAGAGATCGGTCCTCGATAAACGACGCCTCCTCTCCAGAGATCAGCGCGGCGTCTGCCTCGTGGGCGTGGACAGTCGCTCCGCCGGCGTTCTGGATCATCCCAGCCAGGCCGGCGTGGTCGTAGTGCCAGTGCGTCAGGAACACGCGATCGACGTCGGCAGGCGTGACGCCGAACGACGCGAGCGCGTCGACGAACTCCTCGCGGGTCGGCTCGGTGGCGACGCCAGCGTCGACGAGCACGGTCTCCTCGCCCTGCAGGAGGTAGACGTTGTTCTCCCCTTCGAAGACGGTGTTCCCCAGACGGATCCGTTCCATACCCGAACTGCTCGGCCGCCGCCCAAGAGGGTTCCCACTTCGCGTGACAGCTGGGCGACCGAAGGGCGGTAGATTCAAACACGGACTGGTCGTAGCGGGAGCCATGCCGGCGGACCTCTACGACGTTCTCGGTGTCCCCGACGACGCCGCCGCCGAGGAGTTGAAACGCGCGTACCGAAAGCGCGTCCGGGAGTACCACCCGGACGTGAACGACCACCCGGAGGGTGACGCGCAGTTCAAACTCGTCAGGACGGCCCACGACGTGCTCTCGGACCCGGCCGAGCGCAAGACGTACGATCGGCTGGGCCACCGCGAGTACGTCGAGAAGCATCTCGACGATCTCCCGCCGGTGTCGGTGTTCCCCGACGAGGACCTCCCCGACGGGGCGTCGACGACCGAGACGGCGACGGACGTCAGCACGTCCTCGACAGCATCGACGAGCGGGACGACAGAACCGTCGACGGGAGGGCCCGGCGACACGTCGACCGACAACACGTCGACGACCAGTACAACGACTACCCAGTCCGGATCGGCCACGGGAACGGCCGAACCGACCAGCGGTGACGGGTCGACAGGGAGCAGCACGTCGACGGCCGACGAACGATCGACGGGGAGCAGCAGATCGACGGCGAACGAGCGTTCGTCGACCGCCGGAACAGCGTCGAGCGGGAGCAGCAGCTCGACGGGGACCACCGACGAACGAGCCACGACCGCCGGCGCCGAACGCGACAGTTGGGACGCCGCTACAAGTTCGGCACAGACCGCCACGGGCGACTCGTCGGTCCCCGCCGGCGTCCGTCGACGGCGCGGACTGAAGCGCTGGTACGGCGTCGTCGTCCTGTCGCTGCTCGTCTACGCTGGCGGCCTCGGCGTCTATGCGCTCCCGCGGCTGGCCGCGATACGTGAGTTCGTCGGCGACGTGACGGCGTCGCCGGCCGCGGCGCTGCTCGGCCCGTTCCCGCTCGGCTCGCCGACCGCGTACGTTCTCGAGGCCGCTCGGGCGGCCACTGCGGGAACACCGACATTGGGACTGGTGCTGCTCGCGGGGACGGTACTGCTCCCGCTGGTCGTGCTGACGACCGTCGGGCGGTTCGGGCGCGGCGCCGCGTGGCTGTACGCGCTGCCCTCGCTCGCGCCAGGGCTCTGTCTCGCGGTCTGGCCGGTCGTCGCCGTCCCGACGGTGGTCGCACTGCTGGGGCTGATCGTGCTGCCCGTACTGAGCGCCGGCGGGTTCCTCGTCGACGTCGGCCGGTACCTGCTGGCGACGCGCTGAGCGCTACCGGACGTGGTAGGACTCCCCACCCGGGAGGAACCGACCGAGATCGCTCTCCCTGCGGAAATCAGTCGACTGGAGCTTCAGCAGCGACTCCACCAGCAGGTCGGCGTCGCCGTCGTCCCAGTCAGCCGGATCCTTGATCGGGACCACCAGCCAGCCGCTTCCCAGTAGCTCCTGCCCGTGGAGGCGGTCCATCTCGATCTCGGTCCGGTGGGCGCGGGCGGTGAACGTCTCCACGACGTGCCGGGTCGCGCGCTCGCCGACCGGGAGCAGTACGTGGGCGGCGATGGCGCGAACCTCGGCGTCGAAGTACCGCTCCATCTCGCGATAGGAGTCCTCGGTCGGCTCGCCGTCCGGAACGCACATGTGGAGGTACGAGAGGAACGTCCGCTCGACCTCGGGCTCGTCGCCGACGGAGTGGAGCAGGCCGGCCTCGTGGAGCGCGTCCTGGAGGCGCTCTGCCGCCGGCGTGCCCGTGAACGGAACGCCGGTGTCGACACCGCCGTGGACGCCCGGGTGGTCGCCGACGACGTGGAAGTCGGCGTTGGCGTCGCCGTAGCCGGGGACGAAGCGATCGCAGGGCGGCGCCATCCCGAACGGGTTCGACACGCGGTCGGTGACGTTTCGCACGTCGCCCCGTAGCGGGGTGGCGGGCTTAGCTGGCGTGGTTCCGGCCCGCCGGGACCGGAATAGCCATACGCCCCGACGCCCCAGCCACGGTCGATGAGTCTGAGCGACGAGGCCAAGGAGCGCCTCGCCGACATCGTGACCCTCCAGCCGACCAAGAACAAGGAGCTCCAGGATCGCTGGGGGATGGAGTCGGGGAGCGAGGTCCACCAGTATCTCGAGTCGGAGCTGAGCGACTACTACTACCGCGACGACGACAGCCTGATCCGGGCGACCGCCGAGGGCGTCGACCTCGTCGACGTCGAACCGAGCGTGCCGCCCGAGGACGAGGAGGGCGGCGTCCCGGACCGGATTCGAGTGCCACGGCTCCACGCGCAGGTGCTCGACGTGCTCGCGGGGCCGGACGAACGCTCCGAGAGCGTCGTGAGCGTGCTCCAGAAGCTCCGCGAGGGGTTCGACGCCGACCCCGACGTCGAGGCAGTCCGCGACGCGTTGGGGAGCCTGCGCCGGAAGAACGTGGTCGAGGTGGAGTACCGCACGGTGCCGACATATCGCCTCGCGGTCGAACGGGAGGCGTTCGAGGTCGAAGCGATGGAAGCCTGACCTGCTCGGCACGCAGTCAGCCGAGCAGGGTGCCTGACTCCCTCGACACGCGGTCAGCCGAGCAGGGCGACTAATCCCCCAACGCCGGCTCCGCCTCCGACTCCTTCGACATGGTGTGGGTGAACCAGAACACCCCGGTCGCGAACAACACGAACACCGACGCCGTGAGGAACGCCTCGACGGTGCCCACGAAGTCCTTTATCAGCCCGACCCCGAGCGGGCCGGCGGTCTGCCCGACCTTCCAGGAGATCGACCGAAGCGACATCGCGCTCGCGACCGAGTCGTACTTCTCGCCCTCCTCGACGAACAGCGCCATGCTCGCCGGCAGCCGGATCGAGTCACCGATCCCCAGGATCGCGTAGGCGGCGAACAGCACGAGGAAGCCGCCGCCGAGCTCCTGCCCGTGGCCGAAGTACCCCAGATAGAACCGCCCCATCGTCTCCTCGGCCGGCAGCGACAGCGGGATCAGCGCGATCCCCAGGCCGTACACCAGCGCGCCCACGGCAACGAACTTCGCGCGGTCGCCGATCCGGTCGGTGAGGTCGCCGACGTACCCCTGGAGGAGCGCCTTGGTGATCTTCCCGCCCGCGAGGATCCACCCGATCGCGAAGGCGTTGATGCCGAACTCCGTGCGCGCGAGGATCGGGAGGAAGATGATCACCGCCATCTTCCCGACCGAGAAGGAGAGCCGGAACAGCACCAGCGACCGCAGCATCGGCAGTTTGAGCAGTTTCTTGATCGTCCCGATCCCCGACTGCGCCTCGGGGTCGTCGACGCCACCGCCGGGGTTGTCACGGAGCTCCGTATAGACGAACACGAACGCGACCAGCGTGACTCCCGCCAGCACGAGGAACACCACCCGCGACTGGAGCGGGTCGTACATCGAGAGCAGCAGACCGCCGACCAGATCGCCCGCGAGCGAGGAGAACGCCGCGACCTGGTTGTACGAGCCGAGCCAGCGGCCGCTCTCGTCGTCGGGCGAGATCTGCCCGACGACCGTCGAGCCCGTGATCCAGAGGATGCTGGCGCCGACCCCCTGAAGCATCCGGACGAAGACGACTTGCAGCGAGCCGTTGGTCGTCCAGAGCGCGCCCGCGCCGACGGTTTCGAGGGCGGCGACGATCTCGGCGTTGATCGGATCGGCGATGAACATGTACCCCACGAACACCAGGACGTTGAGCAACATCCCGCCGAGCAGCCAGTGTTTGGCGTTCCCGGTGTCGATCTTCCGGCCCAGCGGGAGCACGATCAGCAGCTGGACCGACGCGAACGCGGTGCCCCAGAGCCCCTCGACGAACCCGGTGGTGTCGAACGTGTTGGCGTAGAGCGCGAGCGTGATGATGATCGTGGAGTACGCCTGGCTCCGGGCGAACGCGGTGCCGGCGAGCGAGAGGAACTCCCGGTTCCGGAGCAGGGCAACCGAGTTTCCGAAACGTGCCACTATTCGTCGGATCGAACACGACACTCCGGGATAAAGGAATCCTTCGCCGCAGCGTTTTCCGGGACGGGGACAGGCCGCCGCCGAGTATCCGCCTGATTTGACCGTCGGGGTTCAACAGATACATACCTCTCAGTTCACTGTACATCGGTCGGATGCACGCAATCGGCGTGAGATCGTTTGGTTCAGCAGCGATAGCGTCGGATAGTGTCGAACCACAGGTCGTGCCACGAACTCTCGTACCAGACTCGTGAGTGTAACGTCTCGGCTCGCCGGCGCAGTCGAATCGTTCCGTGAGAAGTCCGATCTGGCCGTCTTCGGTCTCTCGGTAGCCACACTCCTGGCGATCATCGTCGCCATCGTCGCGTTCTCCGACACCGCCGCGTCGGCGCTGGGAACGGCGAACCAGTTCATCATCACGAACCTGGGGTGGCTCTACCTCTGGGTCGTGTTCCTCTCGTTCGTGTTCGTCGCCTACATCATGATCGGCCCGTGGGGGCGGATCAAGCTCGGTGGCCCCGATGCGGAGCCGGAGTTCACGTTCTGGCAGTACCTCGTGATGACGTTCACCGCGGGGCTCTCCTCGGGCGGACTGGAGTTCTGGGGCCCCGTCGAGCCGCTGATCCACTACGGAACGCGGCCGCCGTACTTCGACTCCTCGCCGGGAACGTGGGGCCGGATGGCCGACGCGTTGCAGTACGCCATCTACCACTACGGGCTCTCGGCGTGGGCCACCTACCTGGTGTTCGCGGTGGCGATCTCGTACTTCGTCTACCGGAAGGACGCGCCGTTCCGGCCGGCAGTCATCCTCGCGCCGTTCCTCGGAACCGACAACCTCGACGGCCCGCTGGGGAAGCTGGTGGACGCGCTGGCGGTCGTGATCACCGTCAGCGGGATCACCGTCTCCTTCGGCCTGGGGATCAGCCAGTTCGCCTCCGGCCTCTCGTTCAAGTGGGGGATCGGACTCGGCCAGATCGGCCGGATCGGGCTGATCCTCGTCGTCGGGGCGCTGTTCCTCCTGTCGGTGATCGCCGGGATCCAGAAGGGGATCAAGCGGTTCGCCGACCTCAACGTCTTCCTCCTCATCGGGCTGATGGCGGCCATCTTCGCCTTCGGGCAGGCGACGACGCTGGTCAACCTCACGACGCAGGCGATGACCGGCTACGTCACTGACTTCGTCGGGATGAGCCTCTTCTTCGCGCCCGACGGCGACACGACGACCTGGCTGAGCTCGTGGACGCTCTTCTTCTGGCCGTGGTGGCTCACGTTCGCGCCGATGATCGGCATCTTCATGGCCCGGATCTCAAAGGGGCGCACCCTGCGTGAACTGGTGTTCGCGGGCCTGTTCGGGTCGTTCGCGCTCACGGTCCCGTGGTACGCTGCCACCGGCGGCTCCGCGCTCCTGCTCCAGACGTCCGGCGCCGCGGACCTGCTCGGCGTCTACGAGTCGTCGGGGTTGGAGGCCGTCGGCTTCGGGCTGTTCGAGGAGCTGCTCCCGTACCCCGGCGTGTTCTCGGCGGCGCTGCTGGTGCTGGTGGTCAGCTTCCTGATCACCACGCTCGACTCCTCGACGCTGAGCATCGCGATGATGGCCGCCGGCGGCGACGAGTCGCCGTCGACGATCAACCGCCTCGTCTGGGGCCTGATGATGGTGCTGCTCACGATCGCGCTCAGCCTCGCCGGCGGGATGTCGGTGCTCCAGTCGTTCACCATCCTCGTCGGGCTGCCGACAGCGATCCTCTGTGCGATCGCGATGCTGGGCATGCTGATCGAACTGGAGCGGGAGTTCCCGGTTCTCACCGAGAGCGACAACGAGGCGAGCGAGCGGTCGACGACGGCGGCGGCCGCACAGCCGTCAGTCGAGCAGCAACAGCAGTCGGCGGGCTCGGACGACTGACTAGAGCTCGATCCGTTCGACCAGATCGTCGTCGCTTTTCGTGTTGACGGCGACGATGCGGACGTCGTCCTCGATCATCGACTCCCGGAGCTTGTCCTTGAGGAGGTTGTCGACCTGGTAGACGCCGGCGGCGTTGATCATCTCGATCTCGACGAGCACCGGCGTCCCGTTGCCGGGCTGGAGGCTCACCTTCCGGATCGCCTGGCTGGAGAGCGTGTTGATCCCCCGACCGCCCTCCTCGTAGGGGATGCGCGAGCGACCGCGTTCCATGTCGAGCGCGTCGGCGACGCGGATCACGCCCGCCTCGCGGGTCAGCGGCGTCTCCTCGGTGTGATGGCAGAGGATCGCGTGCAGCACCTCCGCCTTCACGCGGACCTTCTCGGGCGTCTCATAGAACCGATCGAGGAAGTGATCGAGGAAATCCGCCGCCAGCGGGATGGAGTAGTAGGCGTGCTCGTCGCGGTGGACGACGTGGCCCACGTCGTGCAGCGTCGCCGCGAGCGCCACGATCACCGGCTCGTCGGCCTCGTCGAGCCCCTGCTGGCTCGCGCCGTTGAACTCGACGCCGCCGGCTTTCAGCAGGTCGTACAGTCGAAGCGCACGGTTCCGAACGATCTCGATGTGTTTGCTGCCGTGGTCGTTGTACCCCTTCCGCGTGACCGCGTTGACGTTCTGGGCGTCGAGGTAGGCGACCACTTCCGGATGCTCGATCAGCGCCGGGAGCACCTCGTTGAGTCGCTCGTCCGGGAAGGCGTGCTGCTCCTGGGGATCGTACTGGTGGTCGGCGGTGTCGGTGGCCATACGCTTCGTCTCACGGAGCGGAGGGAAAAAGCTCGTCGGGTGATCAGTCGCCCGCCGCGGCTGACCGCGTGCCGTCGGCGATCAGTCGCCCGCCGCGGCTGACTGCCTGCCGTCGGCGATCAGTCGCCCGCCGC
It encodes the following:
- a CDS encoding MBL fold metallo-hydrolase yields the protein MERIRLGNTVFEGENNVYLLQGEETVLVDAGVATEPTREEFVDALASFGVTPADVDRVFLTHWHYDHAGLAGMIQNAGGATVHAHEADAALISGEEASFIEDRSLQQETFEGWQLPDEPREELLSFLEGHAELAGEDVDVTPFTGGDRFDVNGTEFEAVHLPGHSAGLTAFAFEDGGDRQAFVGDVILPKYTPNVGGADVRVESPLAKYVDSLIEVVERDWERALPGHRDPIEDPAGRAREIIGHHRERTEKVIDLLDRHGACDVWTVSHHLFGELETIHILHGPGEAFAHLDHLERHGVVEREATDYRLVVDDPDVDELFPEP
- a CDS encoding DnaJ domain-containing protein, with product MPADLYDVLGVPDDAAAEELKRAYRKRVREYHPDVNDHPEGDAQFKLVRTAHDVLSDPAERKTYDRLGHREYVEKHLDDLPPVSVFPDEDLPDGASTTETATDVSTSSTASTSGTTEPSTGGPGDTSTDNTSTTSTTTTQSGSATGTAEPTSGDGSTGSSTSTADERSTGSSRSTANERSSTAGTASSGSSSSTGTTDERATTAGAERDSWDAATSSAQTATGDSSVPAGVRRRRGLKRWYGVVVLSLLVYAGGLGVYALPRLAAIREFVGDVTASPAAALLGPFPLGSPTAYVLEAARAATAGTPTLGLVLLAGTVLLPLVVLTTVGRFGRGAAWLYALPSLAPGLCLAVWPVVAVPTVVALLGLIVLPVLSAGGFLVDVGRYLLATR
- a CDS encoding uracil-DNA glycosylase family protein, with the protein product MRNVTDRVSNPFGMAPPCDRFVPGYGDANADFHVVGDHPGVHGGVDTGVPFTGTPAAERLQDALHEAGLLHSVGDEPEVERTFLSYLHMCVPDGEPTEDSYREMERYFDAEVRAIAAHVLLPVGERATRHVVETFTARAHRTEIEMDRLHGQELLGSGWLVVPIKDPADWDDGDADLLVESLLKLQSTDFRRESDLGRFLPGGESYHVR
- a CDS encoding DUF5797 family protein, producing MSLSDEAKERLADIVTLQPTKNKELQDRWGMESGSEVHQYLESELSDYYYRDDDSLIRATAEGVDLVDVEPSVPPEDEEGGVPDRIRVPRLHAQVLDVLAGPDERSESVVSVLQKLREGFDADPDVEAVRDALGSLRRKNVVEVEYRTVPTYRLAVEREAFEVEAMEA
- a CDS encoding MFS transporter, with the translated sequence MARFGNSVALLRNREFLSLAGTAFARSQAYSTIIITLALYANTFDTTGFVEGLWGTAFASVQLLIVLPLGRKIDTGNAKHWLLGGMLLNVLVFVGYMFIADPINAEIVAALETVGAGALWTTNGSLQVVFVRMLQGVGASILWITGSTVVGQISPDDESGRWLGSYNQVAAFSSLAGDLVGGLLLSMYDPLQSRVVFLVLAGVTLVAFVFVYTELRDNPGGGVDDPEAQSGIGTIKKLLKLPMLRSLVLFRLSFSVGKMAVIIFLPILARTEFGINAFAIGWILAGGKITKALLQGYVGDLTDRIGDRAKFVAVGALVYGLGIALIPLSLPAEETMGRFYLGYFGHGQELGGGFLVLFAAYAILGIGDSIRLPASMALFVEEGEKYDSVASAMSLRSISWKVGQTAGPLGVGLIKDFVGTVEAFLTASVFVLFATGVFWFTHTMSKESEAEPALGD
- a CDS encoding BCCT family transporter; amino-acid sequence: MSVTSRLAGAVESFREKSDLAVFGLSVATLLAIIVAIVAFSDTAASALGTANQFIITNLGWLYLWVVFLSFVFVAYIMIGPWGRIKLGGPDAEPEFTFWQYLVMTFTAGLSSGGLEFWGPVEPLIHYGTRPPYFDSSPGTWGRMADALQYAIYHYGLSAWATYLVFAVAISYFVYRKDAPFRPAVILAPFLGTDNLDGPLGKLVDALAVVITVSGITVSFGLGISQFASGLSFKWGIGLGQIGRIGLILVVGALFLLSVIAGIQKGIKRFADLNVFLLIGLMAAIFAFGQATTLVNLTTQAMTGYVTDFVGMSLFFAPDGDTTTWLSSWTLFFWPWWLTFAPMIGIFMARISKGRTLRELVFAGLFGSFALTVPWYAATGGSALLLQTSGAADLLGVYESSGLEAVGFGLFEELLPYPGVFSAALLVLVVSFLITTLDSSTLSIAMMAAGGDESPSTINRLVWGLMMVLLTIALSLAGGMSVLQSFTILVGLPTAILCAIAMLGMLIELEREFPVLTESDNEASERSTTAAAAQPSVEQQQQSAGSDD
- a CDS encoding HD domain-containing protein; its protein translation is MATDTADHQYDPQEQHAFPDERLNEVLPALIEHPEVVAYLDAQNVNAVTRKGYNDHGSKHIEIVRNRALRLYDLLKAGGVEFNGASQQGLDEADEPVIVALAATLHDVGHVVHRDEHAYYSIPLAADFLDHFLDRFYETPEKVRVKAEVLHAILCHHTEETPLTREAGVIRVADALDMERGRSRIPYEEGGRGINTLSSQAIRKVSLQPGNGTPVLVEIEMINAAGVYQVDNLLKDKLRESMIEDDVRIVAVNTKSDDDLVERIEL